The window GCCCGCCGGTAGCCAGGCGCGACCATTGAACAACGCCAGCTCCGCCTGCTGCCAATCGACACGGCCGGCCATCGGGGCCTTCAGCGATGCCTTGTAGCTGCCCTGCAGCGACAGCGGCCCCAGGGTCACGCCGGGGTTGAGCGCAGCGACCTTCAGTTGCGGCAATTGCAGCTCCAGCTGCGAGCCTTTCAGGTCGACCTTCGCCTGCAGGTCCAGCCCGTGGACTTCGCTGCGGTCGTAGACGCCTTCGAGCCCCTGCCCGCGCAGGTTCAGGTCGAGGCTCTGCGGCGCGCTGCCCGGCGACAGGCGCCAGTTCAGGTCCAGACTCGCCTTGCCGCTGTTCAGACTGAGCAGCGGCGGCCAGTCGGCCAGTGACTTTTCCAGCGGGTTGCCGGTGCGCAGGAAAAATTCCGGCAGACGCGCGCCCAGGCTCAGGCCCTTGCCGGCGGCGTTGGTCAGGTCGACCGTTGCGTCAAGTCCGCCGCCGTTCTGCAGCTGACCCTTGAACTGCTGGGCATCAAGGCTGACGGACAGGTCACCCTTGGCGTTCCAGGCCAGAGGTTTGAGGTGCGCCTGGCGCAGCTCGCCCAACGCCAGTTGCAGCGGCGCGGCCAGTTGCAGACCCAGCGGTGTGTCAGCGGGGTACGCCAGGTTGAAGGCACCTTTGCCGAGGGTCGCACTGAACTTGCTGATCCTGAGCCCTTGCGGCCCGTTCAGGCTGCCGATCTGCAGTTGCGGGCCGGCGGCGAAGGCCAGGGTCGCCGACTGCTCATCCACGCGACCATCGAAACTCAGATCGACGCGGCTGTTGTCCGCGCGCACGCCGGCCAGTTCCAGATGCGGGACCTTGCCCTCCAGCCGTGCCTCATTCAATTGCAGCGCCAACGGCGTGGCTTCCAGCAAAGCCACACGTGAGCGCAGGCGCAGATCGGCGGCACCCACGGCGCGCAGATCTGCCCGCACGCTGCCGGCTTCATCGTCCACGCCGGGCTCCAGGTGCAGCGTCAGGCGCGCCGGGCGAAGTCCGACCGGCAGCGCCTGCAGCCAGTCGCCATAGAGATCGGACAAGCGCAGATCGCCGCCAACCACCGAGGGCCGCCAACCTTTTTCACCGGCGTTGGCGACCAGCCGCAGGTCCCCCTGCAGGTTGCCCAGGCCGGGCAGCGGCCACGGCTGGGAGAGCTGCAAGGCAAGATCGACGTTACCCCGGCCATCACGCAGCCCCGGCCAGTCCGGCCAGGCGGCATCACCAGCCAGGGTAGTGTCCCAGTTCAGGCGCAGGCGCCCGGCTTCGGGTATCGGCAGCGGCAGGTTGGGGGTCGGCAGCCAAATGCCCAGCCAGTTGCGCACCGCCTGGATCGGCGGCACGGCCGGGCTGGCCAGGGTTCCGGACAACTGGCGGCTGGCCGGTGCCCAGCTGGACTGCAGGGACAGCAGCGGCTGGTTATCCAGAAAACTGTCCAGCTGCAGGCGCCATTGCCCCTCGCCGGGCTGCAGCAGTCCGTTGAAAGCCAACTGCTGGCCGCCCTGGCGCACCTCCCCGCCCAGGGCGGCGGCGCCACCCTGCAGTTGCTCCCAATGCGCGCTGCCGTTCAGCGTGCAGCGCTGTTGGCGAGCACAGGGCAGCTCGACGCTCACCCGCTCCAGGGCCAGACGGCCAGGCAGCAGCGCCAGCCAGCGCGCCAGTTGTTCCGGCGCGGGGAGCGCACCGTCGCTCCCTGTCGCCACCGCGTCCGGCCACTGCCGCACGTCGACGCTTTCGACCGAGACCTCCGCCAGCCGCCAGCGGTCGTCCGCATGCTGCGGCCAGCCCAGTTTCAGTTGCTCCAGGCGCACCGCGATCCGCCCGCCCTCCGGGGTCTGCCGCTGCAACGCCAGGTGCTCCAGCAGCAACCCCGCGCGCGAAATACCCAAGCCCTGCCACTGCTCGATACTCACGCCGGCGCCAGCCAGCAACCGCGGCACGGCCAGCCACAAGCCGCCCGCAGCCAGCGCCAGGATCAGCAACAGCAGCAGAAGGACAGTGCGCAGGCGCGGTAGCGACATGCCAGGCTCCGGGAAAACGTCTGGCTCCGCGCCTTGCGGCGGGAGTAATAGGTGTACAGGCTGGCCAACGAGCGGCGGAAGTTCAAGCGTTGCCAGTGATATTCCCTGCGCAACCGACTATATTGCCGATATTCCCCCAAGGCCGACCTCCGAGTCATTCCGATGAGAACCCAGCATCAAAGCCGCCGCGAACTGGACAAGATCGATCGCAACATCCTGCGCATCCTGCAGGAGGAGGGTCGCATCTCCTTCACCGAACTGGGCGAGCGGGTCGGCCTCTCCACCACACCGTGCACCGAGCGGGTGCGGCGACTGGAACGCGAGGGGATCATCATGGGCTACAACGCCCGCCTCAACCCGCAGTACCTCAAGGCCAGCCTGCTGGTGTTCGTCGAGATCAGCCTGGACTACAAGTCCGGCGATACCTTCGAGGACTTCCGCCGCTCGGTGCTCAAGCTGCCCCACGTGCTGGAGTGCCACCTCGTGTCGGGCCACTTCGACTACCTGGTGAAAGCGCGCATCTCGGAAATGGCCTCCTACCGCAAGCTGCTGGGCGACATCCTGCTCAAGCTGCCGCACGTGCGCGAATCCAAGAGCTACATCGTCATGGAAGAGGTAAAAGAAAGCCTGACTCTGCCGATTCCGGATTGAATTCTGGCTGATCGCGGCAATCTGCCGAACTTTTACAACATTCAGGCTCTTTTTACGGCTCCAGCTCTTGGCGTGGCGGGAAGTCGGCGTTTATCCTGCGTAAAATTTTAACAACACAAAAATCAGGATATCGCACATGAACGCCCGCGTTCACCAGCCGGTGCACACCGACCATCACGCCCCTTCCTACTATGCCGCGAGCGCCAACCGACGCATCGAAGTGCCGCCCCTGGCCGGCGAGGAAAAGGCCGACGTGTGCATCATCGGCGGTGGCTTCTCCGGGCTGAACACCGCCATCGAGCTGGCCGAGCGCGGTCTCTCGGTGGTGCTGCTGGAGGCCCACCAGATCGGCTGGGGCGCCAGCGGGCGTAATGGCGGGCAACTGATCCGCGGTGTCGGCCACGGCGTCGAGCAGTTCGAACCGGTAATTGGCGCCGACGGCGTGCGCCAACTCAAGCTGATGGGCCTGGAAGCGGTAGAAATCGTCCGCCGCCGCGTCGAGCAATACGGCATCGACTGCGACCTGACCTGGGGCTACTGCGACCTCGCCAACAAGCCTTCCGACGTCGAAGGCTTCCAGGAAGACTTCGATGAACTGAAGGGCCTCGGCTACCGCCACGAACTGCGCATGGTCCCGAAAGAGGAAATGCGCTCCATCGTCGGCTCCGACCTCTACGTCGGCGGCATGGTAGACATGGGCTCAGGCCATCTGCACCCCCTCAACCTCGCCCTGGGCGAGGCTGCCGTGGCGCAGAGCCTGGGCGTGCGCCTGTTCGAGAACTCCAAGGTGATCACGATCGACTACGGCCGCGAAGTGCGCGTGCGCACCGCCGGTGGCAGTGTGCTCGCCAAGACCCTGGTGATCGCCTGCAACGCCTACCAGAACGGCCTGAACCCCTACCTCGACGGCAAAGTGCTGCCCGCCGGCAGCTACGTGATCGCCACCGAGCCACTCTCCGCCGAGCAGGCCCATGCCCTGCTGCCGCAGAACATGGCGGTGTGCGACCAGCGCGTGGCGCTGGACTACTACCGCCTCTCGGCCGACAACCGCCTGCTGTTCGGCGGCGCCTGCCACTATTCGGGCCGCGACCCGGCGGACATCGCGGCCTACATGCGGCCGAAGATGCTCAAGGTATTCCCACACCTGGCCAACGTGCGCATCGACTACCAGTGGGGCGGCATGATCGGCATCGGCGCCAACCGCCTGCCGCAGATCGGCCGCCTGCCCGACCAGCCCAACGTGTACTTCGCCCAGGCCTATGCCGGCCACGGGGTGAACGCCACGCACCTGGCCGGCCGGCTACTCGCCGAAGCCATCGCCGGCCAGCACAGCAACGGTTTCGAGCTGTTCGCCAAGGTTCCACACATCACCTTCCCCGGCGGCAAGCTGCTGCGTTCGCCGCTGCTGGCACTGGGCATGGCCTGGTATCGCTTCAAGGAAGCGCTCTCCAG of the Pseudomonas sp. PSE14 genome contains:
- a CDS encoding YdbH domain-containing protein, yielding MSLPRLRTVLLLLLLILALAAGGLWLAVPRLLAGAGVSIEQWQGLGISRAGLLLEHLALQRQTPEGGRIAVRLEQLKLGWPQHADDRWRLAEVSVESVDVRQWPDAVATGSDGALPAPEQLARWLALLPGRLALERVSVELPCARQQRCTLNGSAHWEQLQGGAAALGGEVRQGGQQLAFNGLLQPGEGQWRLQLDSFLDNQPLLSLQSSWAPASRQLSGTLASPAVPPIQAVRNWLGIWLPTPNLPLPIPEAGRLRLNWDTTLAGDAAWPDWPGLRDGRGNVDLALQLSQPWPLPGLGNLQGDLRLVANAGEKGWRPSVVGGDLRLSDLYGDWLQALPVGLRPARLTLHLEPGVDDEAGSVRADLRAVGAADLRLRSRVALLEATPLALQLNEARLEGKVPHLELAGVRADNSRVDLSFDGRVDEQSATLAFAAGPQLQIGSLNGPQGLRISKFSATLGKGAFNLAYPADTPLGLQLAAPLQLALGELRQAHLKPLAWNAKGDLSVSLDAQQFKGQLQNGGGLDATVDLTNAAGKGLSLGARLPEFFLRTGNPLEKSLADWPPLLSLNSGKASLDLNWRLSPGSAPQSLDLNLRGQGLEGVYDRSEVHGLDLQAKVDLKGSQLELQLPQLKVAALNPGVTLGPLSLQGSYKASLKAPMAGRVDWQQAELALFNGRAWLPAGAVDLSAPGQGQMLRLEGLSLEAILKAYPAEGLTGTGTLDGTLPLRLEKGKLNVHGGQVAAREPGVLQFRSEKIRSLGQSNPAMQLLATAIDDFRYDKLSSTVDYDDTGKLLLALSLSGSNPALEQGRPINLNVNLEENVPKLLTSLQLSDRVSDTIRKRVQERLRNDPAAAP
- the dadR gene encoding transcriptional regulator DadR; the encoded protein is MRTQHQSRRELDKIDRNILRILQEEGRISFTELGERVGLSTTPCTERVRRLEREGIIMGYNARLNPQYLKASLLVFVEISLDYKSGDTFEDFRRSVLKLPHVLECHLVSGHFDYLVKARISEMASYRKLLGDILLKLPHVRESKSYIVMEEVKESLTLPIPD
- a CDS encoding FAD-binding oxidoreductase, with protein sequence MNARVHQPVHTDHHAPSYYAASANRRIEVPPLAGEEKADVCIIGGGFSGLNTAIELAERGLSVVLLEAHQIGWGASGRNGGQLIRGVGHGVEQFEPVIGADGVRQLKLMGLEAVEIVRRRVEQYGIDCDLTWGYCDLANKPSDVEGFQEDFDELKGLGYRHELRMVPKEEMRSIVGSDLYVGGMVDMGSGHLHPLNLALGEAAVAQSLGVRLFENSKVITIDYGREVRVRTAGGSVLAKTLVIACNAYQNGLNPYLDGKVLPAGSYVIATEPLSAEQAHALLPQNMAVCDQRVALDYYRLSADNRLLFGGACHYSGRDPADIAAYMRPKMLKVFPHLANVRIDYQWGGMIGIGANRLPQIGRLPDQPNVYFAQAYAGHGVNATHLAGRLLAEAIAGQHSNGFELFAKVPHITFPGGKLLRSPLLALGMAWYRFKEALSS